The Kluyvera intermedia genome includes the window GCTCTTCGCCAGCACAACGACGGCGACGGGCTAGCGGCCATGCTGCTGGCAACCTCGCTGGCGGTTCAAGACGATTTGCGCGCTGCCTTGCGCCATCGCACCTTTTCTTTTGACTATCTCTGCGGCGAGCACGACCTGAAGTTTCGGGCTATCGCCGAGGAACTTTCACTCCCTTGCCGCATTATTCGTGATGCCGGGCACAACGCGCACCGGGAAAATCCCGCGGGCGTCGCCGACTGCCTGGCGCAGATTCTGCCTCTCTGACAATAGGACACGTTATGATTTATCCTGATGAAGCTATGCTGTACGCCGCTGCCGAGTGGCACGATTGTTCTGAAGGTTTTACCGATATCCTTTATGAAAAATCCGCAGACGGCATTGCCAAAATTACCATTAACCGCCCGCAGGTGCGCAACGCGTTCCGTCCGCTGACGGTCAAAGAGATGATCCAGGCGATGAATGATGCACGCTATGACGACAACGTCGGCGTGATTATCTTAACCGGTGCTGGCGACAAAGCCTTCTGCGCCGGCGGCGATCAGAAAGTTCGCGGTGACTACGGCGGATACCAGGACGACAGCGGCGTTCATCACCTGAACGTGCTGGATTTCCAGCGCCAGATCCGCACCTGTCCAAAACCGGTTGTTGCTATGGTGGCGGGTTTCTCCATCGGCGGCGGCCACGTGCTGCACATGATGTGTGACCTGACCATTTCGGCAGACAATGCCATCTTCGGTCAGACTGGCCCGAAAGTCGGCTCATTTGACGGCGGCTGGGGCGCATCTTACATGGCGCGTATCGTCGGTCAGAAAAAAGCGCGTGAAATCTGGTTCCTGTGCCGCCAGTACGACGCCAAAGCCGCGCTGGATATGGGCCTCGTTAACACCGTGGTTCCACTGGCAGATCTGGAAAAAGAGACCGTGCGCTGGTGTCGTGAAATGCTGCAAAACAGCCCAATGGCGCTGCGCTGCCTGAAAGCGGCACTGAACGCCGACTGTGATGGTCAGGCGGGTCTGCAGGAGCTGGCGGGTAATGCCACCATGCTGTTCTACATGACCGAAGAAGGCCAGGAAGGGCGCAACGCGTTTAACCAGAAGCGTCAGCCTGACTTCAGCAAATTCAAACGGAATCCGTAATGCGTAGTGCGCAGGTTTACCGCTGGCAGATCCCGATGGACGCGGGTGTAGTTCTGCGTGAACGGCGGCTGAAAACCCGCGACGGGTTATTCGTCTACTTGCGTGACGGCGAACGTGATGGGTGGGGAGAAATCTCCCCCCTGCCGGGATTCAGCCAGGAAACGCTGGACGACGCCCAATCGGCGCTGCTTGCCTGGGTGACGGCCTGGCGGCAGGGTGAAAATGCGCCCTTGCCCGACGTTCCTTCCGTGGCCTTCGGGGTTAGCTGTGCGCTGGCGGAGTTGAACGATGAGCTGCCGCTGGCGGCTGACTATCGTGCGTCACCGTTGTGTACCGGCGACCCGGATGAACTGGTGGTTAAGCTGGCTGAAATGTCCGGTGAGAAAGTGGCCAAAGTGAAGGTCGGACTGTATGAGGCGGTACGCGACGGCATGGTGGTTAACCTGCTGCTGGAAGCGATCCCTGACTTGACCTTACGTCTGGACGCTAATCGCGCCTGGACACCGCTGAAAGCTCAGCAGTTCGCCAAATACGTTAACCCGAACTACCGCTCCCGCATCGCTTTCCTTGAAGAACCGTGCAAAACCCGCGATGACTCGCGCGCCTTTGCCCGCGAAACCGGGATTGCGATTGCTTGGGATGAAAGCCTGCGCGAAGCTGATTTTCGTTTTGAAGCCGAACCCGGACTGCGTGCGGTGGTGATTAAGCCAACGCTGACCGGTAGTCTGGCACAGGTTAAAGAGCAGGTGGCTGCCGCGCATGCGCTTGGCCTGACGGCGGTCATTAGCTCCTCGCTGGAGTCGAGTCTCGGCTTAACTCAACTGGCGCGCATTGCCGCCTGGCTGACGCCGCAAACGCTACCCGGCCTGGATACGCTCAATCTGATGCAGACACAGCTCATTCGCTGCTGGCCTGAAAGCGCGCTGCCGTGCGGTGCGATTGAGGATATGGAGCCGCTGCTGTGATGTTCGCCACCTGGCCGTGGCGGCACTGGCGTACGCAACGTGGCGACGCACCAGCGTTACGTCTCGATGATGAAACGCTAAGTTGGTCGACGCTCTGTCAGCGTATCGACCAGTTCGCCGCCGGTTTTCAGGCGCAGGGCGTCAACGTCGGTGACGGCGTGGCGCTTTGTGCTCGTAACCAACCTGATGCGGTGCTGGCCTGGCTAGCGCTGCTACAGTGCGGTGCGCGAATTTTACCGTTGAATCCCCGTTTGCCTTCATCGCTGGTTTGCGAACTGTTGCCGGGATTAACCTTGCATCACATCCTGAATCTGGAGAACGGCGAGCACTACAGCCTCGCACCGCTGCGCTGTTTCGCTACCACCGGGTATACCGACGTGGATTGGCAGGCGCAACGCTTTGCCTCTATGACGCTTACCTCTGGTTCAACAGGATTGCCAAAAGCGGCCGTACACACCTGTGCGGCGCATCTGGCGAGCGCTGAGGGCGTATTAAGCCTGATGCCGTTTAGCGAAAGCGACAGCTGGCTGCTGTCTCTACCGCTGTTTCATGTTTCGGGGCAGGGTATTTTCTGGCGCTGGCTGTTAGCCGGTGGGCAGATGGTGATTAGCGAAAAACCGTTGCTACAAGCGTTAAGCGGCTGCTCCCACGCGTCGCTGGTGCCGACGCAGCTCTGGCGTCTTCTGAATGATAACCAACCGTTAACCCTGAAAGCGGTGCTACTTGGCGGTGCGGCGATCCCTGCGGCGCTTACCGAGCAGGCAGCACAACAGGGCATTCGCACTTTCTGTGGCTACGGTCTCACCGAGTTTGCCTCCACCGTCTGCGCGCGCGAATCCAACGGTGGCGATGATGTTGGCACGCCGCTGCCCGGCCGCGAACTGCGACTGGTTGATGGTGAAATCTGGCTGCGTGCCACCAGCATGGCAGCAGGTTACTGGCGTAATGGCGCGCTTATACCGCTGGTGAATGATGAAGGTTGGTTTGCCACCCGCGATCGCGGAGAGATGCATCACGGTAACCTACGGGTCATCGGCCGTCTTGATAACCTCTTTTTCAGCGGTGGTGAAGGTATCCAGCCGGAAGAGGTGGAGCGAGTGATTGCCCGGCACCCGGCGGTCACACAGGTCTTTATTGTTCCAGTGGATGATATTGAGTTTGGTCAGCGACCGGTGGCGGTTGTTGATGCCGAGTCGCCGCTGAATTTTTCTGAACTGTCTGCGTGGGTGAAGGATAAACTGGCTGGCTTCCAGCAACCTTGCCGCTGGTTGTTATTACCTGAAGAAATGAAAGGAACGGGGATCAAGGTATCTCGTCACCAGCTTGCATTGTGGGTTAATGCACATAAGACGTTATGAATAATATCTATTCTGGATTCCTTAATTAGTAATTATCATTATTGTGAATGAATTGGTCGTAATTCGTTACAATCCGAATGGTTATTAGTCGTTTAGCACATTGAATCCGCCGTGTATCGCAGTACAATTCAGCGGATTATTTGGGTTGTTTTTGCATTTGCGTGAAAGGATTAAAATGAAGAAGAGCGTGTTATTTAGCCTCGTGGGCTTGATGTTTGTCTCGGCGTCAGCGAGTGCAATTAGCTTCAACGGCCAGGCAGGTAAAGATTATACCAATCTGGGCTTTGGTATGGGCACTGAAACATCGGGCCTTGCGTTAACCGGTAACTGGACGCACAACGACGACGACGGCGATGTTGCAGGCTTGGGTCTGGGGCTGAATATTCCGCTGGGGCCATTCCTGGCTACAGTCGGCGGTAAAGCCATTTATACCGACCCGCAAGACGGTGATTCTGGCTACGCGGCGGCAGTGGGCGGCGGTCTGCAGTGGAAAATCGGCGACAGCCTGCGCCTGTTTGGTGAGTACTACTACTCTCCAGATTCACTCTCCAGCGGCATCGACAGCTACACCGAAGCCAATGCGGGTGCGCGTTTCACCCTGATGCGTCCTATCAGCATTGAAGCGGGCTATCGTTACCTGAATCTTGCGGGTAAAGACGGTAACCGTGACAACGCCGTGGCTGATGGCCCGTATGTTGGTGTGAGCGCCGCGTTCTAATAATTGCCTTCCGGCGCAGCACAACGCTGCGCCTGTTCGTCACTTCTGTTACTCCCTTCAGTTGTTTACCGCAATAACCCCTATGAGCCAGGTTATTAATTTCTCACCATACGTTATAGTAAACCGTTCTCTTTTTACTGGAGTAAGTGATGATAACGGTAGAGATGCTGTCCACGGGTGACGAAGTCTTATCGGGACAGATTGTCGATACGAATGCGGCCTGGCTTGCGGACTTTTGTTTCCAGCAGGGTATTCCGCTCACGCGACGTAACACCGTGGGTGATAACCTCGATTCCCTGGTCGCTATCCTTCGTGAGCGCAGCACGCAGGCAGATGTATTAATCGTCAACGGCGGCCTGGGGCCAACAAGCGATGATCTCAGCGCACTGGCGGCAGCGACGGCGAAAGGCGAATCGCTAATTTTGCATGAAGAGTGGCTGGCAAGCATGGAGCGCTTCTTTACCGAGCGTGGCCGCGTGATGGCGCC containing:
- a CDS encoding YfaZ family outer membrane protein; the protein is MKKSVLFSLVGLMFVSASASAISFNGQAGKDYTNLGFGMGTETSGLALTGNWTHNDDDGDVAGLGLGLNIPLGPFLATVGGKAIYTDPQDGDSGYAAAVGGGLQWKIGDSLRLFGEYYYSPDSLSSGIDSYTEANAGARFTLMRPISIEAGYRYLNLAGKDGNRDNAVADGPYVGVSAAF
- the menB gene encoding 1,4-dihydroxy-2-naphthoyl-CoA synthase; this encodes MIYPDEAMLYAAAEWHDCSEGFTDILYEKSADGIAKITINRPQVRNAFRPLTVKEMIQAMNDARYDDNVGVIILTGAGDKAFCAGGDQKVRGDYGGYQDDSGVHHLNVLDFQRQIRTCPKPVVAMVAGFSIGGGHVLHMMCDLTISADNAIFGQTGPKVGSFDGGWGASYMARIVGQKKAREIWFLCRQYDAKAALDMGLVNTVVPLADLEKETVRWCREMLQNSPMALRCLKAALNADCDGQAGLQELAGNATMLFYMTEEGQEGRNAFNQKRQPDFSKFKRNP
- the menE gene encoding o-succinylbenzoate--CoA ligase, with protein sequence MMFATWPWRHWRTQRGDAPALRLDDETLSWSTLCQRIDQFAAGFQAQGVNVGDGVALCARNQPDAVLAWLALLQCGARILPLNPRLPSSLVCELLPGLTLHHILNLENGEHYSLAPLRCFATTGYTDVDWQAQRFASMTLTSGSTGLPKAAVHTCAAHLASAEGVLSLMPFSESDSWLLSLPLFHVSGQGIFWRWLLAGGQMVISEKPLLQALSGCSHASLVPTQLWRLLNDNQPLTLKAVLLGGAAIPAALTEQAAQQGIRTFCGYGLTEFASTVCARESNGGDDVGTPLPGRELRLVDGEIWLRATSMAAGYWRNGALIPLVNDEGWFATRDRGEMHHGNLRVIGRLDNLFFSGGEGIQPEEVERVIARHPAVTQVFIVPVDDIEFGQRPVAVVDAESPLNFSELSAWVKDKLAGFQQPCRWLLLPEEMKGTGIKVSRHQLALWVNAHKTL
- the menC gene encoding o-succinylbenzoate synthase; translated protein: MRSAQVYRWQIPMDAGVVLRERRLKTRDGLFVYLRDGERDGWGEISPLPGFSQETLDDAQSALLAWVTAWRQGENAPLPDVPSVAFGVSCALAELNDELPLAADYRASPLCTGDPDELVVKLAEMSGEKVAKVKVGLYEAVRDGMVVNLLLEAIPDLTLRLDANRAWTPLKAQQFAKYVNPNYRSRIAFLEEPCKTRDDSRAFARETGIAIAWDESLREADFRFEAEPGLRAVVIKPTLTGSLAQVKEQVAAAHALGLTAVISSSLESSLGLTQLARIAAWLTPQTLPGLDTLNLMQTQLIRCWPESALPCGAIEDMEPLL